In Halobacterium noricense, the genomic stretch GACCGACTCACCGAAGCCAAGGAAGGCCCGTACGCCGGGCTCTGAGCCGGCCGGCCGACACCTCGATAGCGGTCGATTTCTGCCGTCGTCAGTAGCCGGTGCCGAGGTAGGTGTGCATCGCCTCGCGGGATTCGAGTTCGTCGACGAACGCCACCGCGAAATCCTCCATGGAGATGTAGCTCTCGCCGTCCTCGTCGGCGACGAGTTCGCCCTTGGCGGTCCGGTACTCGCCGGTGCGTTCGCCGGGTTCGATGAGCGCCGCGGGCGCGACGTACGTCCAGTCGAGATCGTCGACAGCCTCGAAAACCTCGTAGGCCTCGATGGCCGCACGAGCCACTGGCTCCCACTCCTCGGGGAATTCCTCGGTCTCGATGAGGCGGGTGTCGGGGGCGACGTGGAGGCCGCCCGCACCGCCCGTCCAGACGAGGCGGTCGACGCCCGCCTCCCGCATTCCTTCGACGACGGCTTCCGCCATCTCGACGAGCACCTCGGGGTTCTCGCCCTCGCTGGGACCGAGGGCGGACGCGACTGCGTCGTGGCCCTCCGCGAGGTCCGCGATGTCGATGTGGTTGGTCGCGTCGCCGGCGACCGCCTCGAAGT encodes the following:
- a CDS encoding NAD(P)-dependent oxidoreductase; this translates as MDVLLLGASGRIGQRIANELLDRGHVVTGISRSGQVDGIDDPDFEAVAGDATNHIDIADLAEGHDAVASALGPSEGENPEVLVEMAEAVVEGMREAGVDRLVWTGGAGGLHVAPDTRLIETEEFPEEWEPVARAAIEAYEVFEAVDDLDWTYVAPAALIEPGERTGEYRTAKGELVADEDGESYISMEDFAVAFVDELESREAMHTYLGTGY